The following proteins come from a genomic window of Halorussus halophilus:
- a CDS encoding M20 family metallopeptidase, producing MSFGTETTFDPISFLEDAVQIQSHEDVTAMRGLLVQTLEAEGVPVEVDGAGNTIAVRDSGNAGPHVVLNTHIDTVPPHVEFSRDGDVIRGRGSCDAKGPLAALLAAFLTVEPERGKVTLAVTPDEETDSTGAAALDFDPEPDAVVVGEPTNLDVCNAAKGRFQATVRVRGANAHAAEPHEGINALRAAGDCLAALDSFSEREDAPAPSESLGAATLTPTTIEGGTATNQVPADCSFVVDRRSVPPETAEGFRESLEAHLRAHLADASSVGGDASVEVALAERDTPFLAAFETPTDSAVVRALADASGGEVRPFEAATEASYFAQSAPTVVFGPGVLADDEGAVAHAPREYVRVSEVEAAADAVEGTLQTLLR from the coding sequence ATGAGCTTTGGCACCGAGACGACCTTCGACCCGATTTCGTTCCTCGAAGACGCCGTGCAGATACAGTCCCACGAGGACGTGACAGCGATGCGCGGGTTGCTCGTTCAGACGCTCGAAGCCGAGGGCGTCCCCGTCGAGGTAGACGGCGCCGGAAATACGATAGCAGTCCGTGATTCAGGGAATGCAGGCCCCCACGTCGTGCTAAACACGCACATCGACACCGTGCCGCCGCACGTCGAATTTTCGCGCGACGGCGACGTAATCCGTGGGCGAGGGTCCTGCGACGCGAAGGGACCGCTCGCCGCGCTGCTCGCTGCTTTCCTCACAGTAGAGCCAGAGCGGGGAAAAGTAACGCTCGCCGTCACGCCCGACGAGGAGACTGACTCGACGGGTGCGGCGGCGCTCGACTTCGACCCCGAACCGGACGCCGTCGTCGTCGGCGAACCAACGAATCTCGACGTGTGCAACGCCGCGAAGGGGCGATTTCAGGCCACAGTGCGCGTTCGCGGCGCGAACGCACACGCCGCCGAACCGCACGAGGGAATTAACGCGTTGCGGGCCGCTGGCGACTGTTTGGCGGCGCTCGACTCGTTTTCCGAACGCGAGGACGCGCCCGCGCCGAGCGAGTCGCTCGGCGCAGCGACGCTCACCCCGACGACGATAGAAGGCGGGACGGCGACGAATCAAGTCCCGGCAGACTGCTCGTTCGTCGTAGACCGCAGGAGCGTACCCCCCGAAACTGCCGAGGGCTTTCGCGAGTCCTTAGAGGCACATCTTCGAGCACATCTCGCCGACGCGTCGTCCGTCGGCGGCGACGCCAGCGTCGAAGTCGCGCTCGCAGAGCGCGACACGCCGTTCTTGGCGGCGTTCGAGACGCCAACGGATTCGGCAGTCGTTCGTGCCCTCGCCGACGCGAGCGGCGGCGAGGTTCGACCGTTCGAAGCGGCGACGGAAGCCTCCTACTTCGCTCAGTCTGCGCCGACAGTCGTGTTCGGACCGGGCGTGCTGGCCGACGACGAGGGCGCAGTCGCCCACGCACCCCGCGAGTACGTGCGCGTCTCGGAAGTCGAAGCGGCCGCCGATGCGGTCGAAGGGACGCTACAAACTCTTCTTCGTTGA
- a CDS encoding zinc ribbon domain-containing protein, producing the protein MSSDHPDDSFGCEKCGHQSASTDEISTTGSGLSKMFDIQTKKFTVVSCDNCGYSELYRDVGNRGSDVVDVFFG; encoded by the coding sequence ATGAGTTCTGACCACCCCGACGACAGCTTCGGTTGCGAGAAGTGCGGCCACCAGAGCGCCAGCACCGACGAAATCTCGACGACCGGCAGTGGTCTCAGCAAGATGTTCGACATCCAGACGAAGAAGTTCACGGTCGTCTCCTGCGACAACTGCGGCTACTCGGAACTGTACCGCGACGTCGGAAACCGCGGGAGTGACGTGGTAGACGTGTTCTTCGGCTGA
- a CDS encoding M48 family metallopeptidase has protein sequence MNVVATVRPIVLFYGLVLFGGYACARLAARSAVRHEPVAAATKLRQRNFFLGALFAVVMVLVGVPTGVLAILAQLTEQIPVLGSTAVQDVLFYASVVFGPALLGYLTVSLAMLPAWRELKDIEVSAWSGVRNTTRGYVATVAPKFGLFVLGMTLSPGIAVVVGTAVAYTIYAVSSPWVFERLNDSRPLDADERERLGETADRDVPIRVVNASDVKESQGFAVGVVPGFRRVYLTDFLLDELTATEVRAVTEHEFAHFHRGHLLVRMVVSGLLVVGIAATIAEASAWSLFLAVVVGIPYWLALAAASRWTEYDADRQAATAESATAMAGALDALGEHNLLRREHNVLDALLETHPSIERRTARLGADENNSTSQTETTDSPV, from the coding sequence ATGAATGTGGTAGCAACGGTTCGTCCAATCGTCCTGTTCTACGGACTCGTGTTGTTCGGCGGCTACGCTTGCGCTCGGCTGGCTGCCAGAAGTGCAGTACGTCATGAACCAGTAGCGGCGGCCACGAAACTCCGGCAACGAAATTTCTTTCTCGGTGCTCTCTTCGCGGTCGTGATGGTACTCGTCGGCGTCCCGACAGGGGTCTTGGCCATCTTAGCGCAGTTGACCGAGCAGATTCCAGTACTGGGTTCGACGGCAGTGCAGGACGTATTGTTCTACGCGAGCGTCGTGTTTGGCCCCGCCCTATTGGGGTATCTCACCGTCTCGCTGGCGATGCTCCCCGCGTGGCGTGAACTGAAAGACATCGAAGTTTCTGCGTGGTCGGGAGTACGAAATACGACGCGCGGATACGTCGCAACCGTGGCCCCGAAATTCGGTCTCTTCGTGTTGGGGATGACGCTGTCACCGGGTATCGCCGTCGTCGTTGGTACTGCTGTCGCATATACCATCTACGCGGTGAGTTCCCCGTGGGTGTTCGAACGCCTGAACGATAGTCGTCCGCTCGATGCCGACGAACGCGAACGACTCGGGGAGACTGCCGACCGCGACGTTCCAATCCGCGTCGTGAACGCGAGTGACGTGAAAGAGAGTCAAGGGTTTGCCGTCGGCGTCGTTCCGGGCTTCAGACGCGTCTATCTCACCGATTTTCTCCTCGACGAACTCACCGCCACAGAAGTTAGAGCAGTCACCGAACACGAGTTCGCTCACTTTCATCGTGGACATCTCCTCGTCCGGATGGTCGTCTCTGGACTCCTCGTGGTCGGAATCGCCGCAACGATTGCGGAAGCATCCGCTTGGAGTCTCTTCCTAGCGGTCGTGGTCGGTATCCCCTATTGGTTGGCTCTCGCCGCGGCCTCGCGGTGGACAGAGTACGACGCAGACCGGCAAGCCGCAACGGCCGAGAGTGCGACTGCGATGGCCGGGGCACTCGACGCGCTGGGCGAACACAACCTGCTCCGACGAGAACACAACGTCCTCGATGCACTGCTGGAGACTCACCCGTCCATCGAACGGCGGACGGCGAGACTAGGGGCAGATGAGAACAACTCGACTTCCCAGACAGAGACGACCGACTCGCCTGTCTAA
- the purB gene encoding adenylosuccinate lyase, with protein sequence MNSLYAVSPLDGRYAGRTEPLRDYASEAALMRARVQVEVEYLIALAELDATPLQLDADDEQFLRTLYEEFDEEDAQVVKQIETEGYKEYSATNHDVKAVEYFIRDALPEGLEAASAWIHFALTSEDVNNLSYRLLVKGATEDVLLPELREVRDSLTDLASEYADVPMLARTHGQPATPTTFGKEMAVFAARLGRAIGRVKDARDGLQGKLAGASGTYAAHHVAYPEVEWPAFAREFVEGQLGLEQAPATTQVNPCDDLAELFDALRGANNVLLDLDRDAWRYVSDKYLGQEATEGETGSSTMPHKVNPIDFENSEGNLSKANSDLVFLGDYVTSSRLQRDLSDSTVKRNIGAAFAYCLLGYVKLQAGLSKVVPNEQVMRDELEATPEIIGEAVQTILRREGHDDAYEQVKELTRGRRVTLEDFRALFEQLDVDDETREELLALTPAGYTGVAGEMAEDFD encoded by the coding sequence ATGAATTCGCTGTACGCCGTCTCGCCGCTGGACGGCCGGTACGCCGGTCGCACCGAACCGCTCCGCGACTACGCGAGCGAGGCCGCACTCATGCGCGCTCGCGTGCAGGTCGAAGTCGAGTACCTGATTGCACTCGCAGAGTTGGACGCGACACCCCTCCAACTGGACGCAGACGACGAGCAGTTCCTGCGAACTCTCTACGAGGAGTTCGACGAGGAGGACGCACAAGTCGTCAAGCAAATCGAGACGGAAGGCTACAAAGAGTACTCCGCGACCAACCACGACGTGAAGGCAGTCGAGTACTTCATCCGCGATGCTCTTCCAGAAGGCCTCGAAGCGGCCTCCGCGTGGATTCACTTCGCACTGACCAGTGAGGACGTGAACAACCTCTCGTATCGCCTGCTCGTGAAGGGCGCGACAGAGGACGTTCTCCTGCCAGAACTCCGAGAAGTTCGAGACTCCCTTACCGACCTCGCCAGCGAGTACGCCGACGTGCCGATGTTGGCGCGTACCCACGGCCAACCCGCGACCCCCACCACGTTCGGCAAGGAGATGGCTGTCTTCGCCGCCCGACTCGGTCGGGCTATTGGGCGAGTGAAAGACGCTCGTGACGGCTTGCAGGGTAAATTGGCTGGTGCTTCCGGAACCTACGCCGCCCACCACGTCGCCTACCCGGAAGTCGAGTGGCCCGCCTTCGCCCGCGAGTTCGTGGAAGGCCAACTCGGCTTGGAGCAGGCACCGGCGACGACGCAGGTCAACCCCTGTGACGACCTCGCAGAACTGTTCGACGCGCTTCGCGGGGCGAACAACGTCCTCCTCGACCTCGACAGGGACGCGTGGCGCTACGTTAGCGACAAGTACCTCGGACAGGAGGCCACCGAGGGCGAGACCGGTTCCTCCACGATGCCCCACAAAGTCAACCCTATCGACTTCGAGAACAGCGAAGGCAACCTCTCGAAGGCGAACTCGGACCTCGTGTTCTTGGGCGACTACGTCACCTCCTCGCGACTCCAGCGGGACCTCTCGGACTCGACTGTCAAGCGTAACATTGGTGCAGCGTTCGCCTACTGCCTGCTGGGCTACGTCAAGCTACAGGCGGGTCTCTCGAAGGTCGTCCCGAACGAGCAAGTCATGCGCGACGAGTTGGAAGCCACGCCGGAGATTATCGGAGAAGCCGTCCAGACGATTCTCCGACGTGAAGGCCACGACGATGCCTACGAGCAAGTGAAGGAGTTGACCCGCGGACGGCGGGTGACGTTGGAGGATTTCCGGGCGTTGTTCGAGCAACTCGACGTAGACGACGAGACCCGCGAGGAGTTGCTGGCGCTGACGCCAGCGGGGTATACGGGGGTTGCTGGGGAGATGGCTGAAGACTTCGACTGA
- the purH gene encoding bifunctional phosphoribosylaminoimidazolecarboxamide formyltransferase/IMP cyclohydrolase, with protein sequence MTRIAGLASNRGRNLLNVADRAPGGAELGVVLSNDADAPVLDDAEERGIPTEVVERKDGEDRASHERRILDALEEYDFDLVCLDGYMRVLTDEFLDGAPLTLNVHPSLLPAFPGMDAHEQVVDAGVKTTGCTVHVVTEEVDAGPIVTQEPIPVYEGDDESDLKERVLYEGEFKAYPRAVKWFAEGKLEVDGETVRVEGDEDGQFPARQVQTSDRASDLRYGENPHQDAALYADATCEEASVVGAPQLNEGAKGMGYNNYNDADAALNLVKEFDRPAAAVIKHTNPAGCATAESLSQAYADALSTDAKSAFGGIVALNRECDEATAEQIIDSFKEVVVAPGYTDDALATLREKKNLRVLDVGSEEDFGEVSEQTTEKDLVGGHLVQERDLQAPTREDLEVATEKEPTDAQIESLLFAWQTIKHVKSNAILFADGTETVGVGAGQVSRVDAVEIAKMKAEKDADGKSAEGAVMASDAFFPFPDGIEAAAEAGIEAVIQPGGSVNDDDVIEAAEEHDMAMVFTGQRCFRHD encoded by the coding sequence ATGACCCGAATCGCTGGACTGGCGAGCAATCGCGGTCGGAACCTGCTGAACGTCGCCGACCGCGCTCCGGGCGGCGCAGAACTCGGAGTCGTGCTGAGCAACGACGCAGACGCGCCCGTTCTGGACGACGCCGAGGAGCGCGGAATCCCGACGGAAGTTGTCGAGCGCAAGGACGGCGAAGACCGAGCGAGTCACGAGCGTCGTATTTTGGACGCGCTCGAAGAGTACGACTTCGACCTCGTCTGCCTCGACGGCTACATGCGCGTGCTGACCGACGAATTCTTAGACGGCGCACCGCTGACGCTGAACGTCCATCCCTCCTTACTCCCCGCATTCCCCGGCATGGACGCCCACGAGCAGGTCGTCGATGCGGGCGTGAAGACCACCGGTTGCACTGTCCACGTCGTCACCGAAGAGGTCGATGCCGGACCAATCGTAACCCAAGAGCCGATTCCAGTGTACGAGGGCGACGACGAGAGCGACCTGAAAGAGCGCGTCCTCTACGAGGGCGAGTTCAAGGCGTATCCGCGCGCCGTGAAGTGGTTCGCGGAGGGCAAGTTGGAGGTAGACGGAGAGACAGTCCGAGTCGAAGGTGACGAGGACGGCCAGTTCCCCGCACGACAGGTGCAGACCAGTGACCGCGCCTCGGACCTGCGATACGGTGAGAACCCGCATCAGGACGCCGCGCTGTACGCCGACGCGACCTGCGAGGAGGCCAGCGTCGTCGGCGCGCCACAACTCAACGAGGGCGCGAAGGGGATGGGCTACAACAACTACAACGACGCCGACGCCGCGCTGAATCTGGTCAAGGAGTTCGACCGCCCGGCCGCAGCGGTCATCAAGCACACCAACCCCGCTGGCTGTGCGACCGCAGAGTCTCTCTCACAGGCCTACGCAGACGCGCTCTCGACGGACGCCAAGAGCGCCTTCGGCGGCATCGTCGCCCTGAATCGGGAGTGCGACGAGGCAACCGCCGAGCAGATAATCGACTCGTTCAAAGAGGTCGTCGTCGCGCCGGGCTACACTGACGACGCGCTGGCGACGCTCCGGGAGAAGAAGAACCTGCGCGTGCTGGACGTGGGAAGCGAGGAGGACTTCGGCGAGGTTTCGGAGCAGACCACCGAGAAGGACCTCGTCGGTGGCCACCTCGTCCAAGAGCGCGACCTGCAAGCACCGACCCGCGAGGACCTCGAAGTCGCCACCGAGAAGGAGCCAACCGACGCCCAAATCGAATCGCTCCTCTTCGCGTGGCAGACCATCAAACACGTCAAGTCGAACGCGATTCTGTTCGCCGACGGAACCGAGACGGTCGGCGTCGGCGCGGGACAGGTCAGTCGCGTGGACGCCGTCGAAATCGCGAAGATGAAAGCCGAGAAGGACGCCGACGGCAAGTCCGCAGAGGGCGCAGTCATGGCGAGCGACGCTTTCTTCCCGTTCCCGGACGGCATCGAGGCCGCGGCAGAAGCCGGTATCGAGGCCGTAATTCAGCCCGGCGGGTCGGTCAACGACGACGACGTAATCGAGGCCGCCGAGGAACACGACATGGCGATGGTGTTCACTGGTCAGCGTTGCTTTAGACACGACTGA
- a CDS encoding DedA family protein: MFEWLTQAALDFVHQYGYAALFVFIILETAWIIHFVPSEIIIPATAVFLVDDPASFAFFVGVMTVGAILGSLVAYYLFGVSGEEFLREYGHIVKLPESEIERSQAWFQRWGEGLMFWGRVVPVVRTPISIPAGFARMHLGKFTLYSAGGWLVYNAALVWLVYGNADEKAPIDMVVAWLADATAAYGTGVVAGVGVVALAAFGVGWWKLTRGEVSNPVS, translated from the coding sequence ATGTTCGAGTGGTTGACGCAGGCGGCGCTCGACTTCGTCCACCAGTACGGCTACGCCGCGCTGTTCGTCTTCATCATCCTCGAAACCGCGTGGATAATCCACTTCGTGCCGAGCGAGATTATCATTCCTGCCACTGCGGTCTTTCTCGTGGACGACCCCGCGTCGTTCGCCTTCTTCGTCGGCGTCATGACAGTCGGCGCGATACTCGGCAGTCTGGTCGCCTACTACCTGTTTGGGGTCAGCGGCGAAGAGTTCCTGCGCGAGTACGGCCACATCGTCAAACTGCCCGAATCCGAAATCGAGCGCAGTCAGGCGTGGTTCCAACGGTGGGGCGAGGGCCTGATGTTCTGGGGTCGCGTCGTTCCCGTGGTTCGGACGCCGATTTCGATTCCCGCCGGGTTCGCGCGGATGCACCTCGGAAAGTTCACCCTCTACTCCGCGGGCGGTTGGCTCGTCTACAACGCCGCGCTCGTCTGGTTGGTGTACGGCAACGCTGACGAGAAAGCACCCATCGACATGGTCGTCGCATGGCTAGCCGACGCGACAGCGGCCTACGGAACTGGCGTAGTTGCGGGGGTCGGAGTGGTCGCGCTGGCCGCGTTCGGGGTCGGCTGGTGGAAGCTGACCCGCGGAGAGGTCTCGAATCCGGTGTCGTAG
- a CDS encoding SHOCT domain-containing protein, which yields MGLLGDSKVKAMLVGLLLTIFALVGVSLLGMLAALSALGSATGGTPLAFVLLSAAAPYIVIDVLLGLVVAGLLVGLSVAIAQQASMPRNDRLARMARKVENYYPEAKSVGLSERVEPTTEDRIDQLKQRYVEGEIGEAEYERRLQELMDDEGVSDERVRREQRQFDKQFE from the coding sequence ATGGGACTGCTAGGCGACTCGAAGGTCAAGGCGATGCTCGTGGGACTGCTCCTCACGATATTCGCACTCGTCGGCGTCAGTCTGCTCGGTATGCTGGCTGCGCTCTCCGCGCTCGGGTCGGCGACGGGCGGGACGCCGCTCGCCTTCGTCCTGCTCAGTGCCGCCGCACCGTACATCGTCATCGACGTGTTGCTCGGACTCGTCGTGGCGGGACTCCTAGTCGGCCTCTCCGTCGCCATCGCACAGCAGGCGTCGATGCCCCGCAACGACCGACTGGCGCGGATGGCCCGCAAGGTCGAGAACTACTACCCTGAAGCTAAATCCGTCGGCCTCTCCGAGCGCGTCGAACCGACCACTGAGGACCGCATCGACCAACTGAAACAGCGCTACGTCGAGGGCGAAATCGGCGAAGCGGAGTACGAACGGCGGTTGCAGGAGTTGATGGACGACGAGGGCGTGAGCGACGAGCGCGTCCGCCGCGAGCAACGGCAGTTCGACAAGCAGTTCGAGTGA
- a CDS encoding fimbrial protein: MKLTRRQLLTSGATTGAVSLAGCTGGCGGIPFVGANMPHDGVLATETANSVPEEATSIEFSQLPAQEQSLVRTAVEEGVARACMRDDTESTEALSSFADRVTPESSSLRYEGEYYLLYVRIEDMVFAGSADPPEGDANPCC, translated from the coding sequence ATGAAACTCACTCGCCGTCAACTCCTGACTTCGGGGGCGACGACTGGTGCAGTGTCGCTCGCTGGCTGTACCGGTGGCTGTGGCGGTATCCCGTTCGTCGGAGCGAACATGCCGCACGACGGGGTACTCGCCACTGAAACTGCGAACTCAGTTCCCGAGGAAGCGACGAGTATCGAGTTCTCGCAGCTGCCAGCACAGGAGCAGTCACTGGTTCGGACGGCCGTCGAGGAAGGTGTCGCCCGAGCGTGCATGCGTGACGACACCGAATCGACCGAGGCACTTAGCTCGTTCGCGGACCGCGTGACTCCAGAATCGTCGTCTCTCCGCTACGAGGGTGAGTACTACCTGCTCTACGTACGAATCGAAGACATGGTCTTTGCGGGGTCGGCAGACCCGCCAGAGGGGGACGCGAACCCCTGCTGTTAG
- the folP gene encoding dihydropteroate synthase: MDYHEAANFVFDLRRFRPKPGTESTADLLAHLGDPHEGVEYVQVAGSNGKGSTARMTERVLREAGLSVGIYTSPHFDDVRERVQVDGRKISKQALSEYVEAVRPYVNDRAADGEAPTFFEVMTGLALWYFGREDVDVAVLEVGIGGRLDATSVVDPVASAVTSVTLEHTGIIGETIEEIAHDKAHVAPEDNPIVTATTGEAFDTIRAYARDTVRVGEDSDADVRVSYDGRTNHTEAAVSLAADDWRVETSIPLLGEYQARNAGVAAALARQVAEEREDAEVDESTLARGLRKADWPGRFEVMGTGPLVALDGAHNPGACEALAETVAEFEGDYDDLHLVFGAMHDKDLRGMADALPTPDRVVACQPNLDRAEDEAVVGQVFEESGAGEVVTRNAVEGALENALESASEGDFVLVAGSLFAVAEARSRWTRAEIPKRISNLSEAREALEGSHVTDPGVWRMRGKAVHRVLKSRVQTRQARYLKEEMLSLGGECALSGLNEQDEENIDVVLMGTLAQFKRLAEKLDGQPYGLSVFADEVRESLDIQQDPDLRGYPWEDGTAVMGVLNVTPDSFHDGGEFEAEEAAVTHAEEMVEAGVDIIDVGGESTRPGADEISIEEEISRVVPVIEAISDLDASDESDAPNAPDILVSIDTRKAEVAEAALEAGADILNDVSGLEDPEMRFVAADYDVPIVVMHSIDAPVVPDRDVHYDDVVEDVIDELEERVLLAEKAGLDREQIIVDPGLGFGKQASESFELLGRTDEFHALGCPVLIGHSHKSMFGLIGEDDDRTAATVAGTTLAAERGADIVRVHDVPENVAAVRAVEAADDAEQFEE; the protein is encoded by the coding sequence ATGGACTATCACGAGGCGGCGAACTTCGTCTTCGACCTCCGTCGATTCCGGCCGAAACCGGGGACGGAATCGACTGCGGACCTGCTCGCCCACCTCGGGGACCCCCACGAGGGCGTCGAATACGTGCAGGTCGCGGGGTCGAACGGGAAGGGTTCGACCGCCCGGATGACAGAACGCGTCCTGCGGGAAGCGGGACTCTCTGTCGGCATCTACACCTCGCCGCACTTCGACGACGTACGGGAGCGAGTGCAGGTGGACGGCCGGAAGATATCGAAGCAGGCGCTCTCGGAGTACGTCGAAGCGGTTCGACCGTACGTCAACGACCGCGCCGCGGACGGCGAGGCACCGACGTTCTTCGAGGTAATGACCGGACTCGCGCTGTGGTACTTCGGCCGCGAAGACGTGGACGTGGCAGTACTCGAAGTCGGCATCGGCGGGCGACTCGACGCGACCAGCGTCGTGGACCCGGTCGCCAGCGCAGTCACGAGCGTCACGCTCGAACACACGGGCATCATCGGCGAGACCATCGAGGAAATCGCCCACGATAAGGCTCACGTCGCGCCCGAGGACAACCCCATCGTCACCGCGACGACCGGCGAGGCGTTCGACACGATTCGGGCCTACGCCCGCGACACGGTTCGCGTCGGCGAGGACAGCGACGCCGACGTTCGAGTGAGCTACGACGGCCGGACGAACCACACCGAGGCCGCCGTCTCGCTAGCGGCCGACGACTGGCGCGTCGAGACATCCATTCCCCTCCTCGGAGAGTATCAGGCCCGCAACGCTGGTGTAGCCGCCGCGCTGGCCCGACAGGTTGCCGAGGAGAGGGAAGACGCCGAAGTCGATGAATCGACGCTCGCTCGCGGCCTCCGCAAAGCCGACTGGCCGGGGCGCTTCGAAGTCATGGGCACCGGGCCGCTCGTCGCACTCGACGGCGCGCACAACCCCGGTGCCTGCGAAGCCCTCGCCGAAACGGTCGCGGAGTTCGAGGGCGACTACGACGACCTGCATCTCGTCTTCGGCGCGATGCACGACAAGGACCTCCGCGGGATGGCCGACGCACTCCCGACACCCGACCGCGTGGTGGCATGCCAACCGAATCTGGACCGGGCAGAAGACGAAGCGGTCGTCGGACAGGTGTTCGAGGAGTCGGGCGCTGGCGAAGTCGTGACGCGAAACGCAGTCGAGGGCGCGCTGGAGAACGCTCTCGAATCTGCCTCCGAGGGCGACTTCGTGCTGGTCGCCGGGTCGTTGTTCGCGGTCGCAGAGGCACGCTCGCGGTGGACCCGCGCCGAGATACCGAAGCGAATCAGCAACTTGTCGGAGGCCAGAGAAGCCCTCGAAGGCTCGCACGTCACCGACCCCGGCGTCTGGCGGATGCGCGGCAAGGCCGTCCACCGCGTGCTGAAGAGTCGCGTCCAGACGCGGCAAGCCCGCTATCTCAAAGAGGAGATGCTGAGTTTGGGCGGCGAGTGTGCCCTCTCGGGCCTGAACGAACAGGACGAGGAGAACATCGACGTCGTGCTGATGGGCACGCTAGCGCAGTTCAAACGCCTCGCGGAGAAACTGGACGGCCAACCGTACGGCCTGTCAGTGTTCGCCGACGAGGTTCGCGAATCGCTGGACATCCAACAGGACCCCGACCTGCGGGGATATCCGTGGGAAGACGGCACGGCCGTCATGGGCGTCCTGAACGTCACGCCAGACAGTTTCCACGACGGCGGCGAGTTCGAAGCCGAGGAGGCCGCAGTCACACACGCCGAGGAGATGGTCGAAGCTGGCGTCGATATCATCGACGTAGGCGGCGAGAGTACGCGGCCCGGCGCAGACGAGATTTCCATCGAGGAGGAGATTTCGCGGGTGGTGCCAGTAATCGAGGCGATTTCGGACCTCGACGCGTCGGACGAATCCGACGCGCCCAACGCGCCCGACATCCTCGTCTCCATCGACACCCGGAAGGCCGAAGTCGCCGAGGCCGCACTGGAGGCTGGAGCAGATATCCTGAACGACGTGTCCGGACTCGAAGACCCCGAGATGCGCTTCGTCGCGGCCGATTACGACGTGCCAATCGTCGTGATGCACAGCATCGACGCGCCCGTGGTACCGGACCGAGACGTGCACTACGACGACGTAGTGGAGGACGTGATAGACGAACTGGAAGAGCGCGTCTTGCTGGCCGAGAAGGCCGGACTCGACCGCGAGCAGATTATCGTGGACCCCGGACTCGGCTTCGGGAAGCAGGCCAGCGAGAGCTTCGAACTGCTCGGGCGCACCGACGAGTTCCACGCGCTCGGTTGTCCGGTCCTCATCGGCCACTCCCACAAGTCGATGTTCGGCCTAATTGGCGAAGACGACGACAGAACGGCCGCGACGGTAGCGGGGACGACGCTCGCCGCCGAGCGCGGTGCCGACATCGTCCGCGTCCACGACGTGCCGGAGAACGTCGCGGCGGTGCGAGCGGTGGAAGCCGCAGACGACGCGGAGCAGTTCGAAGAGTGA
- a CDS encoding twin-arginine translocation signal domain-containing protein, translating into MTKEHNRRNFLKAIGATAATLKRRRDDAEDVRSGRLHVSAECLLYVL; encoded by the coding sequence ATGACGAAAGAACATAACCGACGTAACTTCCTGAAGGCAATCGGGGCGACCGCCGCGACCCTCAAGCGACGACGTGACGACGCAGAAGACGTGCGGTCAGGACGGCTACACGTGTCCGCCGAGTGCCTGCTGTACGTTCTGTAG